From one Leishmania infantum JPCM5 genome chromosome 29 genomic stretch:
- a CDS encoding MutS-like protein, with the protein MQRAADGVFENAYERGAVQGRGQLSSNSDCESDDEEEDDDVDTSVKPPPAEVTALCWCAASVGVARFLCAECRIEVFEVPVCMVAGEIVRRRRGGPTTPAATVQSHAGGAQLISHRTHGNATGSRGDVRIVTHEDIPPSLLWLVRYLQVYQPQVLLPHTGSEALGDLIALVAEQTPMEVIRLSAATAFCGPEALPRLAAMYPAQEHELAARFHADRTAMMCSMAALLQFVAAVQSNVADVVERDVLHALYLDDACAEALQITRTERHPSSGQGRGRAKEGHSLRGLLSAAQSSVGRAMLRQWIALPCCDAAEIETRQSVVAFFVNPLHHDIAARLRAALHKVYSTTHVFTLMRSGRALHKHYVSLYQTMRGIITVQELLATVAHEVSRLYVLLQSIRVEPLRAMAASLDSAVVGVAGRRRGDGVGGGATDERQDRQPYYPAVQTTAALFSFDYGVPNAVCIRDGVDTVLDELRARFRDLRLSLQAKAEAAFAELPWTLRARLSLRCVYTVPHGYLLCVPAAELEALLPVKDATDVDDLGGERRDDDAGEPASWRSDDADNETAGPLSSDAELRPPRVAATSPSLSPAERARSVMADSFGWRLHHATDAGECCFKSAAMEELDTWVGDLQRRVQQREEQVRRELDTSLLYNSLHLLRPTRALGELDCLLSFARVSAQEGWCRPEIVAPGAGCAAPHDKTGEEADEGILEIEDGWHPLLSRHVGMQQLVPFSLHLRTSTDRVCLVLGVNGSGKSVLMGAVAHIVFLAHLGCHVPAVTARLSLVNSIFAPSSSVCAPSSSAPPRSAWSAADVAAAAPGSFYGECVALHRVLHFVAGQQRARQALHGNALDGCHMGGRALVLLDEFGRGTSPEDGCALLKATLRYFADGGEGCGGRQHDSPGAPLVLCATHLVEMLDLPGQCAAPEFPTLSDACDCGAAAVVAQSDQGAAAERTDPAAAGVPASSETSAHENQRGANPLSHTADTPLPLEWVKIYEMETHATYATDQDGLTSIESLRAGNDKPISPLAAGDSGAPLPLDVTPTYQPVCLTPHPGPRRQQDWEQHCSIHLGAGPAIGRQCGLDEELLSYWEETLRVLHRLP; encoded by the coding sequence CCCACAACGCCAGCGGCCACGGTCCAGTCACACGCCGGCGGTGCACAGCTCATATCGCATAGAACGCACGGAAACGCcaccggcagccgcggcgacgtccGTATTGTTACTCACGAAGACATACCACCGAGCTTGCTGTGGCTGGTGCGCTATCTGCAGGTGTATCAGCCCCAGGTGCTGCTTCCGCACACCGGTAGCGAGGCGCTGGGCGACTTAAtcgcgctggtggcggagcagACGCCAATGGAAGTGATCCGGCTaagcgccgcgacggcgttTTGTGGACCCGAAGCTCTCCCTCGCTTGGCGGCCATGTACCCTGCACAGGAGCATGAGCTTGCCGCGCGGTTTCATGCAGACAGAACGGCAATGATGTGTTCCATGGCGGCACTGCTTCAGTTTGTCGCAGCAGTCCAGTCTAACGTGGCCGATGTCGTTGAGCGCGATGTGTTGCATGCACTCTACCTCGACGATGCGTGTGCCGAGGCTCTGCAGATCACTCGCACAGAACGCCATCCAAGTAGTGGACAAGGCCGCGGACGCGCAAAAGAAGGTCACTCGCTGCGGGGGCTGTTGAGCGCGGCGCAGAGTTCTGTGGGGAGAGCGATGCTGCGACAGTGGATCGCCCTTCCCtgctgcgacgctgctgagATTGAGACGCGCCAGTCCGTTGTCGCCTTCTTTGTCAACCCCCTGCATCACGACATTGCCGCCCGACTGCGCGCTGCCCTGCACAAGGTGTATTCGACGACTCATGTTTTCACGCTGATGCGGTCGGGCCGGGCGCTGCACAAGCACTATGTGTCACTATACCAAACTATGCGGGGAATCATTActgtgcaggagctgctggccaCCGTCGCCCATGAGGTGAGCCGACTgtatgtgctgctgcagagcatcCGTGTGGAGCCGCTGCGGGCCATGGCGGCCTCCCTCGATTCGGCGGTGGTCGGGGTTGCaggacgccgtcgcggtgacggtgttggtggtggtgcaacAGACGAAAGACAGGATCGGCAGCCATATTACCCCGCTGTCCAGACGACCGCAGCGCTTTTCTCTTTTGACTACGGCGTGCCCAATGCTGTGTGCATCCGTGACGGTGTGGACACGGTACTtgacgagctgcgcgcccGCTTTCGCGATCTGCGGCTGTCTCTCCAGGCCAAAGCAGAGGCTGCTTTCGCAGAGCTTCCGTGGACGCTGCGGGCAAGGCTCTCTCTGCGCTGCGTGTACACAGTGCCACACGGGTATTTGCTATGCGTTCCAGCTGCGGAGCTAGAAGCACTGTTGCCAGTCAAAGACGCGACCGACGTGGACGACCTGGGCGGTGAGAGACGTGATGACGATGCAGGAGAACCGGCGTCGTggcgcagcgacgacgcagatAACGAGACCGCTGGCCCACTAAGTAGCGATGCTGAACTGCGTCCTCCTAGGGTGGCTGCCACCTCGCCTTCGTTGTCGCCTGCCGAGCGAGCCCGCTCCGTGATGGCAGACTCCTTCGGCTGGCGGCTTCATCACGCAACAGATGCTGGCGAATGCTGCTTCAAGTCCGCAgcgatggaggagctggacaCCTGGGTGGGCgacctgcagcggcgcgtgcagcagcgcgaggagcAGGTCCGCCGCGAGCTGGACACGTCGCTTCTGTACAACTCTCTCCACCTGCTGCGGCCCACTCGCGCGCTGGGGGAGTTGGACTGCCTGCTGAGCTTTGCTCGCGTATCGGCGCAGGAGGGGTGGTGTCGGCCAGAGATTGTGGCGCCGGGCGCTGGCTGTGCTGCACCACATGACAAGAcaggggaggaggccgacGAGGGCATCCTCGAGATCGAGGATGGCTGGCAcccgcttctctctcgaCACGTGGGCATGCAACAGCTCGTTCCGTTTtcgctccacctccgcacCTCGACAGACCGTGTTTGTTTGGTGCTTGGcgtcaacggcagcggcaagtcGGTGCTCATGGGGGCCGTGGCGCACATCGTGTTTCTCGCTCATTTGGGGTGCCACGTGCCAGCGGTCACAGCACGGCTGAGCCTCGTCAACAGCATTTTCGCGCCATCGTCTTCTGTATGTGcaccgtcctcctccgcaccACCGCGTTCGGCCTGGTCGGCTGCTGACgtagccgcagcggcgccgggtAGCTTCTACGGCGAGTGCGTGGCGCTTCATCGTGTGTTGCATTTTGTCGctggccagcagcgcgcacgccagGCACTTCACGGCAACGCCCTCGATGGCTGCCACATGGGGGGGCGGGCACTTGTGCTGCTCGACGAGTTTGGACGCGGTACCTCCCCGGAGGATGGATGTGCCCTACTGAAGGCGACTCTGCGGTACTTCGCggacggaggggagggctGCGGTGGTAGGCAGCACGACAGCCCCGGTGCGCCGCTCGTCCTCTGCGCTACTCATCTTGTCGAAATGCTGGACCTACCGGGGCAATGCGCCGCACCTGAGTTTCCTACCCTCAGTGACGCCTGTGActgcggagcagcggcggtggtggctcaAAGTGAtcaaggcgctgctgcggaacGCACAGaccccgctgccgcgggtGTGCCTGCGTCTAGTGAAACCTCAGCGCACGAAAACCAGCGCGGGGCcaaccctctctctcacacagcAGACACCCCGCTTCCCCTGGAGTGGGTGAAGATTTACGAGATGGAGACCCACGCAACTTACGCCACCGATCAAGATGGCCTGACTAGTATCGAAAGCCTACGTGCCGGCAATGATAAGCCGATCTCACCGCTGGCCGCAGGCGATAGCGGCGCCCCATTGCCACTGGACGTGACCCCGACGTACCAGCCTGTCTGCCTTACGCCTCACCCCGGACCGCGCCGACAGCAAGACTGGGAACAGCATTGCAGTATCCATCTGGGTGCCGGGCCCGCCATTGGGCGTCAGTGCGGCCTTGATGAGGAGCTGCTAAGTTACTGGGAGGAGAccctgcgcgtgctgcatcGCTTGCCATGA